From Kwoniella europaea PYCC6329 chromosome 3, complete sequence, one genomic window encodes:
- a CDS encoding D-tyrosyl-tRNA(Tyr) deacylase yields the protein MKAVVQRVVNASVAVDGQTISSIGKGLLVLVGIDRYDEPSDATQIIKKVLTARLFDDDQGGMWKKSVKDIDGEVLCVSQFTLLANFKGSKPDFHESMSTIPGKAYYTSFMDEMKKAYHPSKIKDGQFGAMMQVSLTNDGPVTILLSSRSSTSSNSTPAPSTTVSRSSTPSSTKGKGKSKRPPETPSELSSVVPPVQPPKNSAISSVDVASISSITGTIASVGLGPSGTVREGDVQVAGTRGSRDGDHGE from the exons ATGAAGGCTGTGGTACAGCGAGTGGTCAATGCTTCGGTCGCAG TCGACGGTCAGACAATCTCATCGATCGGCAAAGGACTATTGGTGTTGGTCGGGATTGACAGAT ATGATGAGCCCAGCGATGCTACGCAGATAATCAAAAAGGTGCTCACTGCTAGGCTGTTTGATGACGATCAAGgtgggatgtggaagaagagtgtCAAGGATATAGACGGGGAGGTACTTTGTG TCTCGCAGTTTACACTGCTGGCCAATTTCAAGGGCTCAAAACCTGATTTCCATGAGTCGATG TCGACCATACCCGGTAAAGCATACTACACTTCATTCATGGACGAGATGAAAAAAGCCTATCATCCATCTAAGATAAAAG ACGGTCAATTCGGGGCAATGATGCAGGTATCTCTGACCAACGAC GGCCCGGtcaccatcctcctctcttcgcgctcttctacctcttccaattccacaCCTGCTCCCAGTACCACCGTCAGCCGCTCCTCCACCCCAAGCTCGACcaagggaaaggggaagagTAAGAGACCTCCCGAGACTCCTTCGGAACTGTCTAGCGTAGTACCCCCTGTGCAACCTCCCAAGAACAGTGCGATTAGCTCGGTGGACGTAGCTTCGATATCGTCGATAACCGGTACGATCGCCAGTGTGGGCCTGGGGCCCAGTGGGACGGTAAGGGAAGGTGATGTGCAGGTCGCCGGAACGCGTGGATCGAGAGATGGAGAccatggtgagtga
- a CDS encoding 60S ribosomal protein L10 — protein MGRRPARCYRYCKNKPYPKSRYNRGVPDPKIRIYDLGRKKASVDDFPFCCHLVSDEYEQLSSEALEAARICANKYIVKTAGKEAFHMRVRVHPFHVIRINKMLSCAGADRLQQGMRGAWGKPYGSVARVNIGQVIMSIRCRDSNKAVIIEALRRARYKFPGRQKIIVSKKWGFTPLDRADYEALKAQKQVVNDGAYVQFLKPKGPLLQNLRTAQRA, from the exons ATGGGTAGACGACCAGCCAGGTGTTACAGATACTGTAAGAACAAGCC TTACCCCAAATCTCGATACAATCGAGGTGTCCCCGATCCCAAGATCAGGATCTACGATTTGGGTAGAAAGAAGGCTTCCGTCGATGATTTCCCCTTCTGTTGTCATTTGGTTTCCGACGAATACGAACAACTTTCATcagaagctttggaagctgctcGAATCTGTGCCAACAAGTACATCGTCAAGACTGCCGGTAAAGAAGCTTTCCACATGAGAGTCAGAGTTCACCCTTTCCATGTTATTAGAATCAACAAGATGTTGTCATGTGCTGGTGCGGATAG ATTGCAACAAGGTATGAGAGGTGCTTGGGGTAAACCATACGGTTCCGTCGCCCGAGTTAACAT CGGACAAGTCATCATGTCCATCCGATGCAGAGACTCCAACAAGGCCGTCATCATCGAAGCTCTCCGAAGAGCCCGATACAAGTTCCCTGGTAGACAAAAGATCATCGTTTCCAAGAAATGGGGTTTCACTCCTCTTGACAGAGCCGACTACGAAGCCCTCAAGGCTCAAAAGCAAGTCGTCAACGATGGTGCTTACgttcaa TTCCTCAAACCCAAGGGTCCTCTTCTCCAAAACCTCCGAACTGCTCAACGAGCTTAA